One region of Gammaproteobacteria bacterium genomic DNA includes:
- the apbC gene encoding iron-sulfur cluster carrier protein ApbC, with the protein MSITEQITSAILDFQDPYAKVTWRQMGVNVTVTPESNRYHIAIKLPYPAVGAHDVIARSLREHILAVGGALPDSATIHLTHQIVKKRLPNANLLPNIKHVIAVGSGKGGVGKSTTAVNLAFALQLDGARVGILDADIYGPSIPTLLGRKEAQPVSPDGKRIEPVMAHGLASMSLGYLVDEGDAVIWRGPMASGALQQLLNDTLWPELDYLVLDLPPGTGDVQLTMAQRIPVSGALVVTTPQDLAMIDARKAIRMFTKVNVPVLGVCENMAVYVCPSCGHRDHIFGDGGADLLAKQHDVPVVGRLPLNGKIRALSDSGRSVLIEDPESDLSQPFREMARHLSARLAASGERAIPEIKIVED; encoded by the coding sequence GAGTCCAATCGTTATCACATCGCCATCAAATTGCCTTACCCAGCCGTTGGTGCGCACGACGTCATTGCCCGGTCATTACGTGAACATATTCTGGCTGTTGGGGGAGCGCTACCCGACTCGGCCACCATTCATTTGACCCATCAGATTGTCAAGAAAAGACTGCCAAATGCGAACCTATTGCCGAACATCAAGCATGTGATCGCGGTCGGCAGCGGCAAGGGTGGGGTTGGCAAGTCAACCACTGCTGTGAATCTGGCTTTTGCGCTCCAGCTCGATGGTGCTCGAGTCGGCATTCTTGACGCAGACATCTATGGGCCGAGCATCCCCACGTTGCTTGGCCGAAAAGAGGCACAGCCGGTCAGTCCAGATGGCAAGCGCATTGAGCCAGTGATGGCACATGGTTTGGCATCCATGTCGCTCGGATATTTGGTCGACGAAGGCGATGCTGTCATTTGGCGCGGCCCAATGGCTTCTGGTGCTTTGCAACAGCTATTGAATGATACGTTGTGGCCCGAACTGGATTATCTTGTGCTTGATTTGCCGCCTGGTACTGGCGATGTGCAATTGACCATGGCGCAACGGATTCCCGTATCCGGGGCTTTAGTGGTGACCACGCCACAAGATCTCGCGATGATCGATGCCCGTAAGGCCATACGGATGTTTACCAAGGTCAATGTACCCGTACTGGGGGTGTGTGAGAATATGGCGGTCTATGTGTGTCCATCGTGCGGTCACCGTGATCATATTTTTGGAGATGGTGGCGCTGACCTTTTGGCAAAACAGCACGATGTGCCGGTGGTAGGGAGGTTACCGTTGAATGGCAAAATTCGCGCCTTGTCGGATTCAGGCCGTTCCGTGCTGATTGAAGATCCGGAAAGTGATTTGAGCCAACCTTTTCGTGAGATGGCCAGGCACCTCTCTGCGCGCTTGGCGGCAAGTGGTGAACGCGCCATTCCCGAAATCAAGATTGTGGAGGATTAA